One region of Cytobacillus sp. FSL H8-0458 genomic DNA includes:
- a CDS encoding GntR family transcriptional regulator produces MNDSTEFLYPQKWLSKASSGDRVAYELRMRIIAGLIESGTTLSENKLAADFAVSRSPIREALRTLASENIIRLERTGAVVAGLTEKEIEEIYDVRLMIETFVFERLISMNTNELAMELSKVLEMMKVAVKYRDADEFAYQDILFHEIIIGSIGHSYIQLIWNNLKPVMEGFILLSMRMRFKENYEDLDRIVKNHELYIDAIKTKDRDLMIQSLHENFDDVQGKVDDLWRSQQMLSKGVKQQDD; encoded by the coding sequence ATGAACGATTCTACTGAATTTCTATATCCACAAAAATGGCTTTCTAAGGCTTCCTCTGGCGACCGTGTCGCATATGAGCTTAGAATGCGCATTATTGCAGGTTTGATTGAAAGCGGTACCACGCTTTCTGAAAATAAGTTGGCCGCTGATTTTGCAGTGAGCCGTTCACCAATTCGTGAAGCCTTACGGACACTGGCATCTGAAAATATCATCCGCTTGGAAAGAACGGGTGCTGTGGTTGCCGGGTTAACAGAAAAAGAAATAGAGGAAATTTACGATGTCCGTCTCATGATTGAGACATTCGTGTTTGAGCGTCTTATCAGCATGAATACGAATGAATTGGCCATGGAGCTCAGCAAGGTGCTGGAAATGATGAAGGTGGCTGTCAAGTATCGGGATGCTGATGAGTTTGCGTATCAGGACATTCTGTTCCACGAAATCATCATCGGATCTATTGGCCATTCTTATATCCAGCTGATCTGGAATAATTTAAAGCCCGTGATGGAAGGCTTCATTCTTTTATCCATGCGCATGCGCTTTAAGGAAAATTATGAAGACCTTGATCGGATTGTGAAAAATCATGAACTCTATATTGATGCAATTAAAACAAAAGACAGAGACCTCATGATTCAGTCGCTGCATGAAAATTTTGATGATGTTCAAGGGAAAGTGGACGATTTATGGAGGTCACAGCAAATGCTGTCAAAAGGGGTTAAACAACAAGATGACTAG
- a CDS encoding sucrose-specific PTS transporter subunit IIBC has product MSEYRKIAEELIDAVGGRENVHSVAHCATRLRIMVNDKEKIDQEKVESINKVKGAFFNSGQYQIIFGTGTVNKVYEEVSGLDIESMSASEQKKEAVKSGSAFQRAIRKFGDVFVPIIPVLVATGLFMGLRGLVMQEEILALFGMTASDVSDNFILFTEVLTDTAFIFLPALVAWSTFRVFGGTPIIGLILGLMLVSPSLPNAWDVAGGNVEPIYFFGFIPVVGYQASVLPAFIAGIIGAKLERVIRKRVPDALDLIITPFLTLLIMIGLSLLVIGPLFHMVEQGILDVTTTVLSWPFGISGILIGGLNQLIVITGVHHIFNMLEIQLLAQYKSNPYNAIVTCAVAAQGGATLAVALKTKSAKLKALAFPSALSAFLGITEPALFGVNLRYGKPFVMGLIGGAAGGFAASLLQLKATGMAVTVIPGTLLYLNGQVLQYILVNVIAIAVAFALTWMFGFSDKAKKEVEQGQ; this is encoded by the coding sequence ATGTCGGAGTATCGTAAAATTGCGGAAGAATTAATTGACGCTGTCGGGGGCAGAGAGAATGTTCACTCAGTAGCCCACTGTGCGACCAGGCTGCGGATCATGGTGAATGATAAGGAAAAAATTGATCAGGAAAAGGTGGAAAGCATCAATAAGGTAAAAGGAGCTTTCTTCAACTCAGGCCAGTACCAGATTATTTTTGGCACGGGGACGGTTAATAAAGTTTATGAAGAAGTATCCGGCCTGGACATTGAATCCATGTCAGCATCAGAGCAGAAAAAAGAAGCGGTTAAAAGCGGTTCTGCTTTCCAAAGGGCGATCCGGAAATTCGGGGATGTATTTGTGCCGATCATTCCAGTCCTTGTCGCGACAGGACTCTTTATGGGATTGCGCGGACTGGTGATGCAGGAGGAAATTCTCGCTTTATTTGGCATGACGGCATCTGATGTGTCAGACAACTTTATTCTATTCACTGAGGTACTGACAGATACGGCGTTTATTTTCCTGCCAGCACTTGTTGCCTGGTCAACCTTTAGAGTGTTTGGCGGGACTCCGATCATTGGTTTAATCCTGGGGTTGATGCTTGTGAGTCCTTCCCTGCCAAATGCGTGGGATGTGGCAGGCGGAAATGTTGAACCGATTTACTTTTTTGGATTCATTCCGGTTGTAGGCTATCAGGCTTCTGTCCTTCCAGCCTTTATTGCCGGGATTATTGGGGCAAAATTGGAGAGGGTCATTCGAAAACGGGTGCCGGATGCATTGGATTTAATTATCACCCCGTTTTTAACCCTTCTGATCATGATTGGATTATCGCTTCTTGTCATTGGGCCGCTATTTCATATGGTCGAGCAAGGCATCCTGGATGTTACCACAACTGTGCTCTCATGGCCGTTCGGCATCAGCGGCATCCTTATCGGGGGTCTTAATCAGCTTATTGTTATCACTGGTGTTCATCATATTTTCAATATGCTGGAGATTCAGCTATTGGCTCAGTATAAAAGCAATCCTTACAATGCAATTGTTACATGTGCCGTTGCAGCACAAGGCGGTGCAACCTTAGCAGTTGCTTTAAAAACAAAATCAGCCAAATTAAAGGCTTTGGCTTTCCCATCTGCTTTATCTGCGTTTTTGGGAATAACCGAGCCGGCTTTGTTCGGTGTCAATCTGCGCTACGGCAAGCCGTTTGTCATGGGACTGATTGGCGGAGCTGCCGGCGGGTTCGCTGCCTCCCTGCTTCAGCTGAAAGCGACAGGAATGGCCGTTACTGTTATTCCAGGCACCCTTCTTTATTTAAATGGCCAGGTTCTGCAGTATATTTTAGTCAATGTAATTGCCATCGCAGTGGCCTTTGCCCTGACCTGGATGTTTGGCTTCTCGGATAAGGCAAAGAAAGAAGTGGAACAGGGACAGTAA
- a CDS encoding LacI family DNA-binding transcriptional regulator has product MITIKEIAERANVSRTTVSRVLNNSGYVSEDARKRVLHVIEETGYVPSAHAKSLRTKKTKVIGVILPKISTETSSRLVNGIDDVLAGEGYQILLANTNLHAEKEIEYIRLLKSRNVDGMILSATNVQQELIQEIRQLKIPFIMVGQHAVELTSVVFDEYQAARDMACLLIKKGYKKIAFIGVDEADRAVGYLRKKGYLDAMKEHQLPVEASWLQKGIFDIDSGSDCMKSIMESAEDKPRAVLAVTDRLAIGALQYLRQNGYSVPVDVAIAGMGGSELSKYITPALTTIDFSFEDAGREAALLILQKIKGEHEQEINRKIRYRLVERESI; this is encoded by the coding sequence ATGATTACCATAAAGGAAATAGCAGAAAGGGCGAATGTGTCTCGGACGACTGTTTCGAGGGTTTTGAATAATTCCGGTTATGTGAGCGAGGACGCAAGGAAAAGGGTTCTGCACGTAATCGAGGAGACAGGTTATGTCCCAAGTGCCCATGCGAAGTCACTCCGCACGAAAAAAACAAAGGTTATTGGTGTTATTCTCCCGAAGATCAGCACTGAAACGTCCAGCCGTCTGGTTAATGGGATTGACGACGTATTGGCCGGGGAAGGCTATCAGATTCTCCTTGCTAATACAAATCTTCATGCTGAAAAAGAGATAGAATATATACGGCTTCTCAAAAGCAGAAATGTGGACGGCATGATTCTTTCAGCTACAAATGTGCAGCAGGAATTGATTCAGGAAATCCGTCAGCTGAAAATCCCTTTTATCATGGTGGGTCAGCATGCGGTAGAATTGACGAGTGTAGTCTTTGATGAATATCAGGCTGCGCGGGATATGGCTTGCCTGCTAATCAAAAAAGGATATAAAAAAATTGCTTTTATAGGCGTAGATGAGGCCGACCGTGCGGTGGGCTACCTCCGGAAAAAAGGATACCTCGATGCAATGAAGGAACATCAGCTCCCGGTTGAAGCGAGCTGGCTGCAAAAGGGGATATTTGATATAGACTCCGGGTCTGATTGCATGAAGAGCATCATGGAATCTGCTGAAGATAAACCGCGGGCAGTCCTTGCTGTGACAGACCGTCTCGCGATTGGCGCTTTACAGTATCTCAGGCAAAACGGATATTCCGTTCCCGTTGATGTTGCGATAGCAGGGATGGGCGGATCGGAGCTTTCTAAATATATCACCCCAGCCTTAACAACCATCGATTTTTCCTTTGAAGATGCAGGCCGGGAGGCAGCTTTATTAATCCTTCAAAAGATTAAGGGGGAGCACGAACAGGAAATAAACAGAAAAATTAGATATAGACTAGTAGAAAGAGAAAGTATATAA
- a CDS encoding glycoside hydrolase family 32 protein translates to MTEIDFFKKASEEAERNRHLVRQDPNRLKYHLMPPVGLLNDPNGLIQFKGIYHVFYQWNPFDTAHGAKYWGHYSSKDLVHWKEEPIALAPDQWYDRNGCYSGSAIEFDGKLYLFYTGNVKNEDGRRETYQCLAVSEDGIHFDKKGPVLELPKGYTAHFRDPKVWEKNGSFYMIVGAQTLKQEGAAVLFASKDLYHWEEKGKIAGAWMNGLEDFGYMWECPDLFELNGQEILLVSPQGLEPSGYEYHNLFQSGYFAGKLDYERARLKHGSFAELDRGFDFYAPQTFKDDSGRRILYGWMGITDEAESSQPTVPYRWIHALTMPRVLDMKNGRLIQIPVEEFKKLRKDKTELNDVEINEANLQLDGLSGKTAELMLESFKNIKGIFKMDFRNEASLTYNPDQKEIQLQRRNVKTGMQESRICKISSLSKLHVFMDQSSLEVFINGGEEVFTARYFPDPEDETILFSGDAGFSVSMWNLEDK, encoded by the coding sequence ATGACTGAAATTGATTTTTTCAAGAAGGCCAGCGAGGAAGCAGAAAGAAACAGGCATTTGGTTAGGCAGGATCCTAACCGCCTGAAGTATCATCTCATGCCGCCTGTCGGCTTGCTGAATGATCCTAATGGCTTAATCCAATTTAAGGGTATTTACCATGTCTTTTATCAATGGAATCCGTTTGATACTGCTCATGGTGCCAAGTATTGGGGCCATTATTCATCCAAGGATCTCGTTCATTGGAAGGAGGAGCCAATCGCGCTCGCTCCTGATCAGTGGTATGACCGGAATGGATGTTATTCCGGCAGTGCGATAGAGTTTGACGGAAAGCTTTATCTCTTTTATACAGGAAATGTGAAAAACGAAGATGGAAGGCGTGAGACTTATCAATGTCTTGCCGTATCAGAGGATGGCATCCATTTTGACAAAAAGGGCCCTGTCCTGGAGCTGCCGAAAGGGTATACCGCTCATTTCAGGGATCCGAAGGTCTGGGAAAAGAACGGGAGCTTCTATATGATTGTTGGCGCTCAGACCCTCAAACAGGAGGGGGCTGCTGTCCTGTTTGCTTCCAAGGATTTATACCATTGGGAGGAAAAAGGGAAGATTGCCGGTGCATGGATGAATGGTCTGGAAGACTTCGGCTATATGTGGGAATGTCCGGATCTATTTGAGCTGAATGGCCAAGAGATATTACTTGTTTCACCGCAGGGGCTTGAGCCGAGCGGGTATGAATACCATAATCTTTTTCAATCAGGGTATTTTGCCGGAAAGCTTGATTATGAAAGAGCGAGGCTTAAACATGGTTCCTTTGCAGAGCTTGACCGCGGCTTTGATTTCTATGCACCGCAAACGTTTAAAGACGATTCAGGCAGGCGGATTCTTTATGGGTGGATGGGCATTACAGATGAAGCCGAATCCAGCCAGCCGACTGTCCCTTATCGCTGGATCCACGCATTGACCATGCCAAGAGTGCTTGATATGAAAAACGGAAGGCTTATACAGATTCCTGTGGAAGAATTCAAAAAGCTCCGCAAAGATAAAACGGAGCTCAATGATGTGGAGATAAATGAAGCGAACCTGCAGCTGGACGGATTAAGTGGAAAAACGGCAGAACTGATGCTGGAATCCTTTAAGAATATAAAGGGAATATTCAAAATGGATTTCCGGAATGAGGCTTCTCTTACTTATAATCCAGATCAAAAGGAAATCCAGCTTCAAAGAAGAAATGTAAAGACAGGAATGCAGGAGTCAAGAATCTGCAAAATTTCAAGTCTATCCAAACTGCATGTGTTTATGGATCAGTCTTCACTGGAAGTTTTCATAAATGGCGGAGAGGAAGTGTTCACTGCACGATATTTTCCTGATCCTGAGGATGAGACGATTCTTTTTAGCGGGGATGCAGGCTTTTCGGTATCCATGTGGAATCTTGAGGATAAATAA